A genome region from Arachis duranensis cultivar V14167 chromosome 8, aradu.V14167.gnm2.J7QH, whole genome shotgun sequence includes the following:
- the LOC107463528 gene encoding SNF1-related protein kinase regulatory subunit gamma-1 — MAATMEDSPRSPEAKLGMRVEDLWDVQEPQLSPNEKLNACFESIPVSAFPPPPSNQEIEIKSDATLAEAVEILAEHNILSAPVVDVDAPEDASWIDRYIGIVEFAGIVVWILHQSDPTSPKSPSSRSNGTAIEAATNGMASLQLEGKDLGSSTTTSGNFFEDLTSSELYKNTKVRDISGSFRWAPFLALERSNSFLTMLLLLSKYKMKSIPVVDLGAGRIDQIITQSAVIHMLGECAGLQWFESWGTKKISEVGLPLVTPNHIIKVYEDEPVLQAFRLMRKKRIGGVPVVERGGNNPVGNISLHDVQFLLTAPEIYHDYRAITAKDFLTAVKSYLKKHEKVVPMSRGLITCKKDCTIKELIQLLDHEKIHRVYVVDDDGNLEGLVTLRDIISRLVHEPRGYFGDFFDGVLPMPPNSRV; from the exons ATGGCTGCTACAATGGAAGATAGTCCAAGAAGTCCAGAGGCAAAGCTTGGAATGAGAGTAGAAGATCTTTGGGATGTTCAAGAACCACAACTAAGTCCTAATGAGAAGCTCAATGCTTGTTTTGAAAGCATACCTGTCTCTGCTTTCCCTCCACCTCCTTCAAACCAAG AAATTGAGATAAAATCAGATGCTACCTTAGCTGAGGCAGTTGAAATACTAGCAGAACACAACATCCTGAGTGCACCTGTGGTGGATGTTGATGCACCTGAAGATGCCAGCTGGATTGACAGATACATAGGGATAGTTGAGTTTGCAGGAATTGTTGTGTGGATTCTTCATCAG TCTGATCCTACATCTCCTAAGAGTCCATCAAGTAGATCCAATGGAACAGCAATTGAAGCTGCAACTAATGGCATGGCTTCTCTACAACTTGAGGGCAAGGACCTTGGATCTTCTACAACAACTTCAGGGAACTTCTTTGAGGATCTCACTTCTTCTGAACTTTATAAGAATACCAAG GTTAGAGATATCTCAGGATCATTTCGGTGGGCCCCATTTCTTGCACTGGAGAGGTCAAACTCATTCTTGACCATGCTATTGCTACTCTCAAAGTACAAGATGAAGAGTATTCCTGTGGTGGACTTAGGTGCTGGAAGAATTGATCAAATCATTACTCAATCTGCTGTGATACACATGTTGGGTGAATGTGCTGGTCTTCAATGGTTTGAGAGCTGGGGAACCAAGAAAATATCTGAAGTTGGTCTTCCTCTAGTCACACCAAATCATATCATCAAG GTATATGAGGATGAACCAGTGCTTCAAGCCTTTAGATTGATGAGAAAAAAGAGGATTGGAGGTGTGCCTGTAGTGGAAAGGGGTGGCAACAATCCAGTGGGTAATATAAGCCTCCATGATGTTCAGTTCTTGCTAACTGCCCCAGAAATATACCATGATTATAG AGCAATTACTGCCAAGGATTTCCTAACAGCTGTTAAAAGCTActtgaagaagcatgaaaaggtTGTTCCTATGTCAAGGGGTTTGATTACTTGCAAAAAGGATTGTACAATAAAAGAGTTGATCCAATTGCTAGATCATGAAAAGATTCACAGGGTCTATGTTGTGGATGATGATGGAAATCTTGAGGGACTCGTCACTCTAAGAGACATAATCTCAAGGCTTGTACATGAGCCACGTGGCTACTTTGGTGATTTCTTTGATGGCGTTCTTCCCATGCCTCCAAATAGTAGGGTTTAA